In the Holophagales bacterium genome, CCCTCGGGACGCCCAGCTCGGCCGCCGTCTGCGCGACCAGACGGTCGAAGGGGCGGGGGGCGAGGCCGCGGCGGACGGTGCGCGGGGCGAGGTCGAGAGAAAGTCGCGCAGGACTTTTCGGGAGAGGGCGTCGGCGGCCTCGAGCGCCGCGGGGCCCGCGTCGGCGTCCTCGGCGAGACGCGCGGCGACGAGGCAGCCGAGGAGGGTGTCGAGCCGGCGCGCGTCGCGGACGATCGGCTCGGCGTCCTGGGCGAGGCCGAGCTGGAGCCGGCAGGCGGCGGCGTCGCCGCAGAGGTCTGGAAGAGTCTCGTCCGGGGAGCTCGGGGGCGAGGAGGATCTCCGCGTAGCCAGGAAGGCGCGAGTAGGCGAGCCTGAGGGACGCGAGGGCGGCGGCGTCGCCGAGCATCGCCGCGGGGAGGAGGCGCTCGCGGGCCGCGCGGGAGTTCCCCGACGAGAGGAGCTTCTCGCCCTCGCTGCGCGAGGATTTCACGAACTTCTCGCGGACGCCGGCGGGGAGCGTGGCGATGCGGGCGGCGGCCTGCTCGGCGGCGAAAGAGCCCGGGACCGACGCGAGGACCGACGCCCAGCTGGCGAGCGCGGCCTCGGGGAGCCGCCGCGTGTGAGCGACGAGGCCCCTCCAGAAGGCGATCTCCGAAGCCCAGGGCTCCTCGAGGCGGCGCGCCTTCGCGAGCGCCTCGACCGGCGCCAGGGCCCGGGCGGCCCCTGCGCCGTCGCCGGCCTGCGCGCGCCTCTCGACGAGGAGGAGGAGCGCTTCGATACGGCCGGCCTCCGCCGCGATCTTCGGCCGGAGAAGGAGCTCCTCGGCGCGGTCGAGCTGGCCGCGCCGGATCTCGAGGCGCGCCCGCTGGAGAACGGCGAGGCCGGCGGGCCCGGCCAGGCCGAGCTCGACGCGGCGGAACTCGGCGACGGCGCCGTCCAGGTCCCCGAGCTTCTCCTTCATTGCACCGAGGTTGAATCGGACGCGGCCGGCGAAGGAGGCCGTCCGTAGCCGTCGTCCTTCTTGTCGCGCGGGGCGCAGAACGTCTTCGGCAGCGCGGCGAGGAGCGTCTCGTGCCCCTTTGCGGCCTCGGCGAATCGGCCGCGGG is a window encoding:
- a CDS encoding lytic transglycosylase domain-containing protein, yielding MKEKLGDLDGAVAEFRRVELGLAGPAGLAVLQRARLEIRRGQLDRAEELLLRPKIAAEAGRIEALLLLVERRAQAGDGAGAARALAPVEALAKARRLEEPWASEIAFWRGLVAHTRRLPEAALASWASVLASVPGSFAAEQAAARIATLPAGVREKFVKSSRSEGEKLLSSGNSRAARERLLPAAMLGDAAALASLRLAYSRLPGYAEILLAPELPGRDSSRPLRRRRRLPAPARPRPGRRADRPRRAPARHPPRLPRRRASRRGRRRGPRGARGRRRPLPKSPARLSLDLAPRTVRRGLAPRPFDRLVAQTAAELGVPRDLLYAVMRQESRFDREAASPAAARGLMQLTLPAAGEAARELNEEPPAYAELYDPARSIRLGAQTLRSLLDRFGNDAALAASGYNAGAGQTVLWSGGSDRPAEALLAAISYTETRTYVRRVLANRRAYRLALPAEESIGGRR